A stretch of Thermodesulfobacteriota bacterium DNA encodes these proteins:
- the lpxA gene encoding acyl-ACP--UDP-N-acetylglucosamine O-acyltransferase produces MIDPRAVIHGGAELDEGVEVGPFAVIGPHARLGKGVTVGSHAVVDGHTTVGAGCRIFPFASVGTIPQDLKYRGEPTLLEVGERTVIREFTTVNLGTAGGGGVTRVGSDCLLMAYSHVAHDCLLGNRVILANAATLAGHVTVEDFAGIGGLTAVHQFVRIGEQAYVGGCSAVVMDIPPFCTASGNRAKLFGLNLEGLKRRGFDQEVQAALRRTYRAVFQSKETLARCLEKVREGKDYALPPVRRFVDFIAGSERGVTR; encoded by the coding sequence ATGATCGACCCGAGAGCAGTCATCCATGGCGGCGCAGAGCTGGACGAAGGGGTGGAGGTGGGGCCCTTTGCGGTCATCGGCCCCCACGCGCGCCTGGGGAAGGGCGTCACGGTGGGCTCCCACGCCGTGGTGGACGGCCACACCACCGTGGGGGCAGGGTGCCGGATCTTTCCCTTCGCCTCGGTGGGAACCATCCCCCAGGACCTCAAGTACCGGGGCGAGCCCACGCTGCTCGAGGTCGGGGAGCGCACGGTGATCCGGGAGTTCACCACCGTGAACCTGGGCACGGCCGGGGGCGGGGGGGTGACCCGGGTGGGTTCCGATTGCCTCCTCATGGCTTACAGCCACGTGGCCCACGACTGCCTGCTGGGCAACCGGGTGATCCTGGCCAACGCGGCCACCCTGGCGGGCCACGTGACCGTGGAGGACTTTGCGGGCATCGGGGGGCTCACGGCGGTGCACCAGTTCGTCCGCATCGGCGAGCAGGCGTACGTGGGGGGCTGCTCGGCCGTGGTGATGGACATCCCGCCCTTCTGCACCGCCTCGGGCAACCGGGCCAAGCTCTTCGGCTTGAACCTCGAGGGCCTCAAGCGCCGGGGCTTCGACCAGGAGGTCCAGGCGGCCCTGCGGCGCACGTACCGGGCGGTGTTCCAATCCAAGGAGACCCTGGCCCGCTGTCTGGAGAAGGTTCGGGAGGGGAAGGACTACGCCCTGC
- the fabZ gene encoding 3-hydroxyacyl-ACP dehydratase FabZ — protein sequence MIEVSDIQSILACLPHRYPFLLVDRVLGLDKGRSIHAIKNVTVNEPFFPGHFPGRPVMPGVLIVEALAQAGGILALRTTGECIEGKLMLFRSIDRAKFRKPVTPGDQLHLHVNVLKQRQGFWSFGAEGKVDGEVFAEAELSAAIVDREA from the coding sequence ATGATCGAGGTGTCGGACATCCAGTCCATCCTGGCCTGCCTGCCCCACCGGTACCCCTTCCTGCTGGTGGACCGGGTGCTCGGTCTGGACAAGGGCCGGTCCATCCACGCGATCAAGAACGTCACGGTCAACGAGCCGTTCTTCCCGGGCCATTTTCCAGGCCGGCCGGTGATGCCGGGGGTGCTCATCGTGGAGGCCCTGGCCCAGGCCGGGGGCATTTTGGCGCTGCGCACCACCGGGGAGTGCATCGAGGGCAAACTCATGCTCTTTCGCTCCATCGACCGGGCGAAGTTCCGCAAGCCCGTGACCCCCGGCGACCAACTGCACCTCCACGTGAACGTGCTCAAACAGCGCCAGGGCTTCTGGTCCTTCGGCGCCGAGGGCAAGGTCGACGGCGAGGTCTTCGCCGAAGCCGAGCTCTCCGCCGCCATCGTGGATCGGGAGGCATAG